One Lagopus muta isolate bLagMut1 chromosome 10, bLagMut1 primary, whole genome shotgun sequence DNA segment encodes these proteins:
- the ISLR gene encoding immunoglobulin superfamily containing leucine-rich repeat protein, whose protein sequence is MGPLLCCLGIAVLLCRGLACPGPCSCSTKKNGRLLAECAYKELPEVPRGLSPNVTILTLSANRIGWLRRGAFAEVPEVQSLWLGYNQIGGAEPGAFAMLSQLKNLDLSHNKMVTFPWQDLRNLSGLQILKLNNNRLAGLPRDAFQALAELRSLWLNDNQLTTLADGTFHPLPSLSQLQLFNNPFNCSCKLFWLKRWAESTSVSLTKGGSTLCAAPGRMRGRAVTDIPAHQCVAPSVQLTYLSKLDNTVLPDGLTLSLHCSVAGSPLPQIRWRIQTPGRGVEIDGPNVARDGSLSPSGRIKQSQERFLVFKNGTMAIPKFSKEDEGTYTCIAINDVGTREVSVNVALAGSENPAEDLLQDDPHASSLGGRSCYKGDEMDPVGAGEKLVIVYHVPREVKGTAGGAVPRVGLVTLLLALGIVLGW, encoded by the coding sequence ATGGGGccgctgctgtgctgcctgggcaTCGCCGTGCTGCTGTGCCGCGGGCTGGCCTGCCCCGggccctgctcctgctccacCAAGAAGAACGGGCGCCTGCTGGCCGAATGCGCTTACAAGGAGCTGCCTGAGGTGCCGCGGGGACTGTCCCCTAACGTCACCATCCTGACACTGTCGGCCAACCGCATCGGCTGGCTGCGGCGCGGCGCCTTCGCCGAGGTGCCTGAGGTGCAGTCGCTGTGGCTGGGTTACAACCAGATCGGCGGTGCCGAGCCGGGTGCCTTCGCCATGCTGTCACAGCTGAAGAACTTGGACCTGAGCCACAACAAGATGGTCACCTTCCCATGGCAGGACCTGCGCAACCTGAGCGGGCTGCAGATCCTCAAGCTGAACAACAACCGGCTGGCCGGGCTGCCCCGAGATGCCTTCCAGGCGCTGGCAGAGCTGCGCTCGCTGTGGCTCAATGACAACCAGCTCACCACGCTGGCCGATGGCACCTTCCACCCGTTGCCCTCGCtgtcccagctgcagctcttcaaCAACCCCTTCAACTGCTCCTGTAAGCTCTTCTGGCTCAAACGCTGGGCTGAGAGCACCTCAGTGTCCCTCACCAAGGGTGGTTCCACGCTGTGTGCGGCGCCGGGGCGGATGCGGGGCCGGGCGGTGACCGACATCCCAGCGCATCAGTGCGTGGCCCCATCAGTGCAGCTCACCTACCTGTCCAAACTGGACAACACGGTGCTGCCCGATGGGCTGACACTCAGCCTACACTGCAGTGTGGCGGGCAGCCCCCTGCCCCAGATCCGTTGGAGGATCCAGACCCCCGGGCGCGGTGTTGAGATCGATGGGCCCAATGTGGCTCGGGATGGGAGCCTCTCCCCATCTGGGCGCATCAAGCAGAGCCAGGAGCGCTTCTTGGTCTTCAAGAATGGCACCATGGCCATCCCCAAGTTCAGCAAGGAGGATGAAGGCACCTACACCTGCATCGCCATCAACGATGTGGGCACAAGAGAGGTGTCGGTCAACGTGGCCTTGGCCGGCTCGGAAAATCCAGCTGAAGACCTGCTACAGGATGACCCCCACGCCAGCTCACTGGGGGGACGGAGCTGCTACAAGGGTGATGAGATGGATCCTGTCGGCGCTGGGGAGAAGCTGGTCATCGTCTACCACGTGCCAAGGGAGGTGAAGGGCAcggctggaggagctgtgccCCGGGTTGGGCTGGTAACCCTGCTGCTGGCCTTGGGCATCGTGCTGGGCTGGTAA
- the STRA6 gene encoding receptor for retinol uptake STRA6 translates to MAANISGAAHGSLLDDSFGDDLVSDWYIYETAEPAAPQDDMFPSTVPDCDPTVSPRLYHTCMAPISLAVLLGLSLLVKRRRLHRDCWNGIPGLLSPANFLEEEGNRGLMAAVFGILFSSLCVLVLDADPLPLITHSSQHNREYWKILALLYYPAFYYPLAACATVGHRASYLLGCLLSWCHCVVHVWQKVDCPQSPKIYRYYSTLSYVPIILCLMVLSLWYPALLIRSFTGKEETSNKEVTGRGYYKKYLKAVLSRRLQKGSTPKLEESFVSRLRAYLCSYIYAPEEGFQLPLKLVLSMTTSVIAVYQVALLLLVAFVPTIQIVRAGMTKDVVVLLVQFGLVPSENPGMPGDMEKELSTVKHYLWSLEVCYVCSLVLCCLLTLAMLLRTLVMHRSNLKVLYQGAVLDVFYKAHILRPSRQAVVCWMSFASFQTAFACLGLLIQQVIFFICFAAFTFLVVIPLQSGTSSYLFKIVQNMWPFWLTLVVAVIVQNVAAHYQFLEQHPLRKELTNRRALYIVTYLLFPINVLVGVLAGVWRMVISALYNTIHFCQLDISLLNRGVETFDPGYHAYCHYLKTEVSQSHPLMRAFCLLLLQPVKPQGPPEPRTGDLEEGLQLMHTKKAPSGGGRLKRSRARWWLAYTLLNNPSLMACRKTALCDPTANGAQLSPPKP, encoded by the exons ATGGCAGCCAACATCTCTGGGGCCGCGCACGGCTCGCTGCTGGATGACAGCTTTGGGGATGACCTGGTGTCCGACTGGTACATCTATGagacagcagagccagctgcacCGCAGGATGA caTGTTTCCCAGTACCGTCCCAGACTGCGACCCTACTGTTTCCCCCAGGCTGTACCACACCTGTATGGCACCCATCTCC CTGGCCGTGCTGCTGGGCTTGTCCTTGTTGGTGAAACGCAGGCGTCTCCACCGGGACTGCTGGAACGGCATCCCTGGGCTGCTCAG CCCAGCTAACTtcctggaggaggagggcaaCAGAGGGCTGATGGCCGCGGTGTTTGGCATCCTCTTCTCCTCACTGTGTGTGCTGGTGCTGGATGCCGACCCTCTTCCGCTCATCACCCACTCCTCCCAGCACAACCGGG AGTACTGGAAGATCCTGGCTTTGCTCTACTACCCTGCCTTCTACTACCCCTTGGCTGCCTGTGCCACGGTGGGGCACAGGGCCAGCTACctgctgggctgcctgctcTCCTGGTGCCACTGTGTGGTCCACGTCTGGCAGAAGGTGGACTGTCCCCAGTCACCAAAG ATATATAGGTATTACTCCACACTCTCTTATGTCCCCATCATCCTCTGCCTCATGGTCTTAAGTCTGTGGTACCCAGCCCTGCTGATCAGGAGCTTCACAGGAAAGGAGGAGACCTCAAATAAGGAG GTTACAGGGAGAGGCTATTACAAGAAGTACCTCAAAGCTGTGCTGTCCAGGCGGCTGCAGAAGGGGAG CACCCCAAAGCTAGAGGAGAGCTTTGTGTCCCGGCTCCGAGCCTATCTGTGCTCCTACATCTATGCTCCAGAGGAAG GTTTCCAGCTCCCGCTGAAGCTCGTTCTGTCCATGACCACATCAGTCATCGCTGTCTACCAG gtggccctgctgctgctggtggcctTTGTCCCCACCATCCAAATCGTGCGAGCAGGCATGACAAAGGACgtggtggtgctgctggtgcagttCGGGCTGGTGCCCTCAGAAAACCCAGGCATGCCGGGGGACATGGAGAAGGAACTCAGCACCGTCAAGCACTACCTGTGGTCGCTGGAAG TGTGCTACGTGTGCTCgctggtgctgtgctgtctgctgaCCCTTGCCATGCTGCTAAGGACGCTGGTGATGCACAG GAGCAACCTGAAGGTACTGTACCAAGGGGCTGTGCTCGATGTCTTCTACAAAGCCCACATCCTCCGCCCATCCCGACAAGCTGTTGTCTGCTGGATGAGCTTTGCCAGTTTCCAGACAGCTTTTGCCTGCCTGG GTCTCCTCATCCAGCAAGtgattttcttcatctgctttgctgccttCACCTTCCTTGTCGTCATCCCGCTGCAGTCCGGCACAAGCTCGTACCTCTTCAAAATCGTGCAGAACATGTG GCCCTTCTGGCTGACCCTGGTGGTGGCTGTCATCGTGCAGAACGTGGCTGCTCACTACCAGTTCCTGGAGCAACATCCCCTGCGGAAAGAGCTGACCAACAG ACGAGCTCTCTACATCGTCACTTATCTGCTGTTTCCCATCAATGTGCTGGTGGGGGTCCTGGCAGGGGTCTGGAGGATGGTTATCTCCGCCCTCTACAACACCATCCACTTCTGCCAGTTGGACATCAGCCTGCTGAACCGTGGTGTGGAGACATTTGACCCAG GCTACCACGCATACTGCCACTACCTGAAGACAGAGGTCAGCCAGTCACACCCACTGATGAGagccttctgcctgctgctcctccaaCCCGTGAAGCCACAGGGGCCACCTGAGCCCCGGACGGGGGACTTAGAGGAAG GCCTCCAGCTGATGCACACCAAGAAAGCACCATCAGGAGGAGGCCGATTGAAACGGAGCCGGGCACGCTGGTGGTTGGCCTACACCCTCCTCAACAACCCCTCGCTGATGGCCTGCAGAAAAACCGCCCTCTGTGATCCCACAGCCAACGGAGCCCAGCTCAGCCCCCCCAAGCCCTGA